In a single window of the Methanolobus psychrophilus R15 genome:
- a CDS encoding HAD-superfamily hydrolase — translation MCISSLSSSMLKSLIFDMDGVLLDSMQSHADAWIQVSREWGVHVSRDDIYEIEGANHILGLQWLFQKAGRDLDPRHYDPILARKVEIFSSIARVRPFEGIYDCLEKLGRLFDLAVVTGSERVTVMRLLDEFFPDIFNVVVCGDDVQRGKPFPDPYLKAVEMLGILKEECIVIENAPMGVEAAKSAGLFCVGVPTYVAADKLSKADVVLDNHSFLSGYLLRMIPDHPSEGFKA, via the coding sequence TTGTGCATATCCTCCCTTTCATCATCCATGCTAAAATCCCTTATTTTTGATATGGATGGTGTGCTGCTGGACTCTATGCAGTCCCATGCAGATGCATGGATACAGGTTTCCCGTGAATGGGGTGTTCATGTCAGCAGGGATGATATCTATGAGATAGAAGGGGCCAATCATATACTGGGTCTTCAGTGGCTTTTCCAGAAGGCTGGAAGGGATCTGGATCCCAGACATTACGATCCTATACTCGCCAGGAAAGTGGAGATATTTTCCAGCATAGCCCGGGTGAGGCCTTTTGAGGGAATCTATGATTGCCTTGAGAAACTCGGTCGACTGTTCGATCTTGCCGTTGTGACAGGCTCCGAGAGAGTAACAGTCATGCGATTACTGGATGAGTTCTTCCCGGACATATTCAATGTGGTCGTGTGCGGGGATGACGTGCAGCGAGGAAAACCCTTTCCTGACCCATACCTGAAAGCTGTGGAAATGCTTGGTATCCTGAAGGAAGAATGCATAGTCATCGAGAATGCTCCTATGGGCGTTGAGGCTGCAAAAAGTGCCGGGCTTTTTTGCGTGGGCGTTCCCACTTACGTTGCTGCCGATAAGTTATCAAAGGCAGATGTTGTACTGGATAACCATTCATTTCTCTCCGGCTACCTGTTGCGGATGATTCCGGATCATCCTTCGGAAGGTTTTAAAGCGTAA
- a CDS encoding O-linked N-acetylglucosamine transferase, which translates to MDNTIDSTDPRERLLEDLRGLKQDFSKDPTMDNLFQIAVIYDALGQTERGIGFAEAFLMQIEDEMERLVMNTMVLSMVDRDDEAVKLLGEAEEKFPEDIRLKRYKGMLLNKQRKFQEAVDAFKVLLEKDSGDLEAVSGKIIALLGLKKHDQAMKAYQASISITPREAPQWHFKGMLDGLMGEHLSRMQQNGLNEDHNKKLSESFMRISSLIDNFGPDVRNFYRMGQVAGKEAYHLTMDDAEEK; encoded by the coding sequence ATGGATAATACGATTGATAGTACAGATCCAAGAGAGCGGCTTCTGGAAGACCTGAGAGGTCTTAAACAGGATTTCAGCAAGGATCCCACTATGGACAACCTGTTCCAGATAGCCGTTATATATGACGCACTTGGGCAGACCGAACGCGGCATAGGTTTTGCAGAGGCTTTCCTCATGCAGATAGAAGATGAAATGGAAAGGCTCGTGATGAACACAATGGTCCTGAGCATGGTGGATAGGGATGATGAGGCAGTTAAACTCCTGGGCGAAGCAGAGGAAAAGTTCCCGGAGGACATCCGGCTGAAAAGATACAAGGGCATGCTGCTTAACAAGCAAAGGAAGTTCCAAGAAGCTGTTGATGCATTTAAGGTCTTGCTGGAAAAAGATTCCGGCGACCTTGAGGCGGTATCCGGAAAGATCATCGCTCTCCTTGGGTTAAAAAAGCATGATCAGGCCATGAAAGCATATCAGGCTTCTATCAGTATAACTCCACGGGAAGCCCCGCAATGGCATTTCAAGGGCATGCTTGACGGCCTGATGGGTGAGCATCTTTCAAGGATGCAGCAGAACGGTCTGAATGAAGATCACAATAAGAAACTTTCAGAAAGCTTCATGCGCATCAGTAGCCTGATCGATAATTTCGGTCCGGATGTACGTAACTTTTACAGGATGGGACAAGTGGCAGGGAAGGAGGCTTACCATCTGACAATGGATGATGCGGAGGAAAAATAA